One stretch of Euphorbia lathyris chromosome 7, ddEupLath1.1, whole genome shotgun sequence DNA includes these proteins:
- the LOC136235638 gene encoding uncharacterized protein produces the protein MEGNLSGGMAPFVGLDLQGSNRVHHQPQYPHAIHQQQHPIHRQSSSVHPSIRDGFPLTMATMNSSDQSISLTNYNKGDKGKNSASDEDEPSYTEDGLDGHNEASRGKKGSTWQRVKWTDKMVKLLITAVSYIGEDMSSDCDGGMRRKFAVLQKKGKWKLVSKVMAERGFHVSPQQCEDKFNDLNKRYKRLNDMLGRGTSCQVVENPALLDVIDYLSEKDKDDVRKILSSKHLFYEEMCSYHNGNRLHLPHDPSLQRSLQLALRSKDDLDNDDMRKHQPEDLDEDDQEGETDDHDEFEENQSFRGDNRGLYGTLGSTMKRFRHGQGHPDACFGNSSQDGNKCSYNHLPISQVDMNQMSSESTRAAWSQKQWMESRTLQLEEQKLQIQLEMLELEKQRFKWQRFSRKRDQELEKLRMENERMKLENERMAMELKRKEMGVDFT, from the coding sequence ATGGAAGGTAATTTGTCAGGAGGTATGGCTCCTTTTGTGGGCCTTGATTTGCAGGGATCAAACAGAGTTCACCATCAACCACAATACCCACATGCTATCCACCAACAGCAACACCCAATTCATCGCCAAAGCTCTTCCGTTCATCCCTCGATACGGGACGGTTTCCCCCTTACCATGGCTACTATGAACAGCTCTGATCAATCTATTTCCTTGACTAATTACAACAAGGGAGATAAGGGAAAGAACTCTGCAAGTGATGAGGATGAGCCAAGCTATACAGAAGATGGTCTTGATGGTCATAATGAAGCTAGTAGAGGTAAAAAGGGGTCTACTTGGCAGCGTGTTAAGTGGACTGATAAGATGGTGAAGCTTTTGATAACTGCTGTTTCATACATAGGTGAGGATATGTCTTCTGATTGCGATGGTGGGATGAGAAGGAAATTCGCGGTTTTACAGAAAAAGGGAAAGTGGAAGTTAGTTTCGAAGGTCATGGCCGAAAGGGGATTTCATGTTTCGCCTCAGCAATGTGAAGATAAGTTCAATGACCTTAATAAACGATATAAGAGGCTCAATGATATGCTTGGTAGGGGCACTTCCTGCCAAGTTGTGGAGAACCCTGCCCTTTTAGATGTCATAGATTATCTATCGGAGAAGGACAAGGACGATGTTAGGAAGATATTAAGCTCCAAACATCTTTTTTATGAAGAGATGTGTTCATACCATAATGGTAATAGATTGCATTTGCCTCATGATCCATCGCTGCAACGCTCCTTACAGTTGGCTCTTAGAAGCAAGGATGACCTTGATAATGATGACATGAGAAAACACCAACCTGAGGATCTTGATGAAGATGATCAAGAAGGGGAAACTGATGATCATGATGAGTTTGAGGAAAACCAGTCTTTCCGCGGAGATAATAGAGGATTGTATGGGACCTTAGGGAGCACTATGAAAAGGTTCAGACATGGTCAGGGCCACCCAGATGCTTGTTTTGGGAATTCGTCTCAGGATGGTAACAAATGTTCGTATAATCATCTGCCGATTTCTCAAGTTGATATGAATCAGATGTCATCTGAGAGTACAAGAGCTGCTTGGTCACAGAAGCAATGGATGGAATCTCGCACACTTCAGTTAGAAGAGCAAAAGCTACAAATTCAACTTGAGATGCTAGAATTGGAAAAACAGCGATTCAAGTGGCAAAGATTTAGCAGGAAAAGAGATCAAGAACTGGAAAAGTTGAGGATGGAGAATGAGAGGATGAAGCTTGAAAATGAACGAATGGCAATGGAGTTGAAACGGAAGGAAATGGGTGTTGATTTTACTTAA